One Lycium ferocissimum isolate CSIRO_LF1 unplaced genomic scaffold, AGI_CSIRO_Lferr_CH_V1 ctg11418, whole genome shotgun sequence DNA segment encodes these proteins:
- the LOC132041726 gene encoding GDSL esterase/lipase At1g29670-like — MGRKAGQSYISQRMFHAAEVVGFDNFIPPFATAKGPKILKGVNDGSGVAGIRDETGYRWGDRISMNRQLLNRQVTILRITSLLGNNVTAAKSLLNKCLYTVDMGNNDYLNNYLQPKVYPSSLLYAPEKFADVLAQQFSRQLKVICTLNGCGARKVAVSDIGLLGCLPEETRVFGRNASGCVDFINNYVHLFNDKLKPLIDDLNINVSCF; from the exons ATGGGACGAAAGGCGGGGCAGAGCTACATTAGCCAAAGGATG TTCCATGCAGCTGAAGTTGTAGGATTTGATAATTTCATCCCACCATTTGCAACTGCAAAAGGCCCAAAAATTCTTAAAGGCGTCAATGATGGATCAGGAGTTGCTGGAATTCGTGATGAGACCGGTTATCGATGG GGTGATCGGATCAGCATGAACAGGCAACTATTGAACCGTCAAGTCACAATTTTAAGAATTACTTCCTTACTTGGAAATAATGTTACTGCAGCTAAAAGTCTCTTAAACAAATGCCTCTACACTGTTGATATGGGCAACAATGATTACCTCAACAATTATCTACAGCCCAAAGTTTACCCAAGTAGTCTTTTGTACGCACCAGAAAAGTTTGCAGATGTCCTTGCTCAACAATTTTCAAGGCAACTAAAGGTAATTTGT ACTTTGAACGGCTGTGGAGCAAGGAAGGTGGCTGTATCAGATATTGGTCTATTAGGTTGCTTGCCAGAGGAGACAAGAGTATTTGGAAGAAATGCATCTGGATGTGTTGATTTCATAAATAACTATGTGCATCTATTTAATGACAAACTCAAGCCTCTAATTGATGATTTGAACATTAATGTTTCATGTTtctaa
- the LOC132041727 gene encoding sphingolipid delta(4)-desaturase DES1-like gives MGHSPTFLLCFQASFSQTKPPSVGEFINFTVQLSLDGAMVYFWGWKSLAYLILSTFVGGGMHLMAAHFISEHYVFKPEQETYSYYGPLNLITWSVGYHNEHHDFPRIPGSKLCNVKEIAPEYYENLDSYKSWSQVIYMYIMDPTVGPFSRMKRKLVQRS, from the coding sequence ATGGGTCATTCTccaacttttcttttatgctttCAGGCCTCTTTTTCTCAAACTAAACCACCTAGCGTGGGGGAGTTCATTAATTTCACTGTCCAGCTATCCCTAGATGGAGCTATGGTTTACTTCTGGGGCTGGAAATCGCTCGCTTATCTGATCCTATCGACCTTTGTTGGGGGTGGGATGCATCTAATGGCTGCTCACTTCATCTCCGAGCATTATGTCTTCAAACCCGAGCAAGAGACATACTCCTACTACGGGCCACTTAACCTTATCACTTGGAGTGTAGGATACCACAACGAGCACCATGATTTTCCTAGAATTCCTGGAAGCAAGCTTTGCAATGTGAAGGAGATTGCACCGGAATATTATGAAAACTTGGACTCATATAAGTCGTGGAGCCAAGTCATCTACATGTACATAATGGATCCAACAGTTGGACCTTTCAGCAGAATGAAGAGAAAGTTGGTGCAGCGATCATAG
- the LOC132041729 gene encoding GDSL esterase/lipase At1g29670-like: MSSSGNIVVWLILLVSKFIMISMIEGEPQVPCYFIFGDSVVDNGNNNDLITTAKANYFPYGIDFPTGPKNGRFTNGRNKADFLAELIGFDNFIPPFAIARGPEILKGVNYASGAAGIRDETGYRLGDRISMNRQLLNHQVTILRINSILRNVTAAKSLLNKCLYTVDMGNNDYLNNYLQPKYYPSSLLYTPEKFADVLAQQFSRQLKTLYGYGARKVAVSNIGLLGCLPEETRVFGRNASGCVDFINNYVQLFNDKLKPLIDDLNTNLSGARFTYINITSISLGGPANDFTVFDKPCCIVSDAIAKGQCKEGEIPCSNRNQYIFYDNFHPTEVANLATAKRSYNAFLPTDAHPMDISQLIQTQ; the protein is encoded by the exons ATGTTACTTCATATTTGGAGACTCCGTGGTTGATAATGGGAATAACAATGACCTTATAACAACAGCCAAGGCCAATTATTTTCCTTATGGCATTGATTTTCCCACTGGTCCTAAAAATGGAAGATTCACCAATGGCCGCAATAAAGCTGACTTTCTAG CTGAACTTATAGGATTTGACAATTTCATCCCACCATTTGCAATTGCAAGAGGCCCAGAAATTCTTAAAGGTGTCAATTATGCATCAGGAGCTGCTGGAATTCGTGATGAGACTGGCTATCGATTG GGTGATCGGATCAGCATGAACAGGCAACTATTGAACCATCAAGTCACAATATTAAGAATTAATTCCATACTTAGAAATGTTACTGCAGCTAAAAGTCTCTTAAACAAATGCCTCTACACTGTTGATATGGGCAACAATGATTACCTCAACAATTATTTACAGCCCAAATATTACCCAAGTAGTCTTTTGTATACACCAGAAAAGTTTGCAGATGTCCTTGCTCAGCAATTTTCAAGACAACTAAAG ACTTTGTATGGCTATGGAGCAAGGAAGGTGGCTGTATCAAATATTGGTCTATTAGGTTGCTTGCCAGAGGAGACAAGAGTATTTGGAAGAAATGCATCTGGATGTgttgattttataaataactaTGTGCAGCTATTTAATGACAAACTCAAGCCTCTCATTGATGATTTGAACACTAATCTTTCTGGTGCAAGGTTCACTTACATAAATATTACTAGCATTTCATTAGGGGGTCCAGCCAatg ATTTTACAGTTTTTGACAAACCATGCTGTATAGTATCAGACGCAATAGCTAAAGGACAGTGCAAAGAAGGTGAAATCCCATGCAGCAATAGGAATCAATATATTTTCTATGATAATTTTCATCCAACAGAAGTTGCAAATCTGGCCACTGCTAAAAGATCATACAATGCTTTTCTACCAACTGATGCACATCCAATGGACATCAGCCAGCTGATACAAACccaataa